A stretch of the Arachis stenosperma cultivar V10309 chromosome 6, arast.V10309.gnm1.PFL2, whole genome shotgun sequence genome encodes the following:
- the LOC130936217 gene encoding transcription repressor MYB6-like, whose protein sequence is MVRAPCCSKVGLHRGPWTPREDALLTQYIQSHGEGQWRSLPKRAGLLRCGKSCRLRWMNYLRPDIKRGNITPEEDDLIIRMHSLLGNRWSLIAGRLPGRTDNEIKNYWNTHLSKKLLRSQPKKKKQKKKDAQAEGEAETEKNNKTVVYLPKPIRVTAIPRTKSTLTLESNSGSASTSHEKQEVAQEVNNIDDVMICGNDEEDEELGLFLGGDGEDQYHIDHVVNGSDDVECGSPDFFGDCGSLEKLYEEYLQLLNTDEANPDQLDSSPKNFLL, encoded by the exons ATGGTAAGAGCTCCTTGTTGTTCAAAAGTTGGATTGCACAGAGGTCCATGGACTCCCCGAGAAGATGCATTACTCACCCAATATATTCAATCCCATGGCGAAGGCCAATGGAGATCACTCCCTAAAAGAGCTG GCCTTCTTAGATGCGGGAAGAGTTGCAGGTTGAGATGGATGAACTATCTGAGGCCAGATATCAAGAGAGGCAACATAACACCCGAAGAAGACGATCTCATCATTAGAATGCATTCACTCTTAGGGAACAGGTGGTCCCTCATCGCTGGAAGGTTACCGGGAAGAACCgacaatgaaataaaaaattactggAATACCCACCTCAGCAAGAAGCTCCTCAGGAGTCAAcccaagaagaagaagcagaagaagaaagaCGCACAAGCAGAGGGAGAGGCAGAGACAGAGAAGAACAACAAGACCGTTGTTTATTTACCCAAACCAATTCGAGTTACCGCTATTCCAAGAACCAAAAGTACCCTAACCTTGGAATCCAATTCAGGAAGCGCATCAACGAGCCACGAGAAACAAGAAGTTGCGCAAGAGGTAAATAATATTGATGACGTCATGATTTGCGGTAACGACGAAGAAGATGAGGAGCTTGGACTATTTCTCGGTGGTGATGGTGAAGATCAATACCATATTGACCATGTAGTCAACGGATCTGATGACGTGGAATGCGGGTCCCCTGATTTTTTCGGGGATTGTGGATCCCTTGAGAAGTTATATGAAGAATACCTTCAGTTGTTGAACACGGATGAGGCCAATCCTGACCAATTGGATTCTTCTCCTAAAAATTTTCTACTGTAA